One window of the Deinococcus radiotolerans genome contains the following:
- a CDS encoding CoA-binding protein, whose product MTLVTQTAQVRQILTEHKVIAVVGFHHDAMKPAYYVPEYMHRQGYTIIPVNPALAARGESFFGHRAVATLAEITTPVDIVDVFRRSDRVREHLPDILAMPTPPKVVWLQLGIRDDATARELASRGIDVVQDRCLLADHRALL is encoded by the coding sequence ATGACGCTGGTGACGCAGACGGCGCAGGTGCGGCAGATCCTCACCGAGCACAAGGTCATCGCCGTGGTGGGCTTCCATCACGACGCGATGAAACCCGCGTACTACGTGCCGGAGTACATGCACCGCCAGGGCTACACGATCATCCCGGTGAACCCGGCGCTGGCGGCGCGTGGCGAGAGCTTCTTCGGGCACCGGGCGGTGGCGACCCTGGCGGAGATCACGACCCCGGTGGACATCGTGGACGTGTTCCGCCGCAGCGACCGGGTGCGCGAGCACCTACCGGACATCCTGGCCATGCCGACCCCGCCCAAAGTAGTGTGGTTGCAGCTCGGCATCCGCGACGACGCGACCGCCCGCGAACTTGCATCGCGCGGGATCGACGTCGTACAGGACCGCTGCCTGCTCGCCGATCACCGGGCGCTGCTGTAA